Proteins found in one Toxotes jaculatrix isolate fToxJac2 chromosome 18, fToxJac2.pri, whole genome shotgun sequence genomic segment:
- the LOC121197886 gene encoding protein phosphatase 1 regulatory subunit 27, whose amino-acid sequence MKYNYHVPVSTYTRSSQYTPTYHTPTYYTPSHYTPTHYTSTYTPTTKYTPTQYSTTHYTPSHYTSTYKTAATYIPSYSRGSRYSSTHRAQAQENPAPVIPVAPAKRTVHFPNDIIFQDIVRRGDLEQIGRFMRARKVRVDTVFHSGMAALHEAVLTGNLEVVKLLVKYGADVHQRDEDGWTPLHMACSDGYPEIASYLLSMGASTEAENESGEKPADLIDPDCKELAKLFETGCV is encoded by the exons ATGAAGTACAACTACCATGTACCAGTGTCAACGTACACACGCAGTTCACAGTACACGCCAACATACCACACACCTACCTATTACACCCCTTCACATTACACACCAACACACTACACATCCACATATACCCCCACAACAAAGTACACCCCGACACAGTACAGCACAACACATTACACCCCGTCACATTATACGTCCACTTACAAAACTGCAGCGACATACATCCCTTCATATAGCAGAGGGTCACGGTACAGTTCAACACATCGCGCACAAGCACAGGAGAATCCTGCACCTGTAATACCTGTCGCACCTGCAAAGAGAACTGTGCACTTCCCCAATGACATCATCTTCCAGGATATTGTTAGACGAGGAGATCTGGAGCAAATTGGCCGGTTCATGAGAGCGAGGAAGGTTCGAGTAGATACAGTCTTCCACTCAG GTATGGCAGCACTACATGAAGCGGTGCTAACGGGAAACCTGGAGGTGGTGAAGCTGCTGGTGAAATATGGCGCTGATGTTCATCAGAGAGATGAGGATGGCTGGACGCCACTTCACATGGCCTGCAGTGATGGCTACCCAGAAATTGCCAG TTATCTGCTGTCAATGGGAGCCAGTACAGAGGCAGAGAATGAAAGCGGAGAGAAGCCTGCAGACCTCATCGACCCAGACTGCAAAGAGTTGGCCAAACTGTTTGAGACtggctgtgtgtga